Proteins encoded together in one Fimbriimonadia bacterium window:
- the cas1 gene encoding type II CRISPR-associated endonuclease Cas1, which yields MQARVVDIGCPASIRAKWKLLVVEPQDGEEQSVPLEDLGVLILDDPHIRISKHALGLLAESNVATVVCDEKHMPIGLLLPFEGNALHTQILRRQIEVKLPRKKRAWQALVQAKIRNQAEVVRRRGGKAGKLARLANEVRSGDPENLEGIAAGMYFKALCGDEFVRERGVGGFNALLNYGYAVLRAACARAIVGTGLHPALGVHHMHRNNPFCLADDVMEPIRPLVDWVALEAGEDMADDAELTPALKRHMLGITLRQLKVGRKRYPLTVGLGMYAAAFRDYLFGQIRKLEVPMPELDPDSIGADSTEEDEE from the coding sequence GTGCAGGCAAGAGTGGTGGATATCGGCTGCCCGGCCAGCATCCGGGCGAAGTGGAAGCTCCTCGTCGTGGAGCCACAGGACGGCGAGGAGCAGTCCGTGCCGCTGGAGGATCTCGGCGTCCTCATTCTGGACGACCCGCACATCCGCATTTCCAAGCACGCGCTCGGGCTGCTCGCCGAGTCCAACGTCGCAACGGTAGTGTGCGACGAAAAGCACATGCCTATCGGGCTGCTGCTGCCGTTCGAAGGCAACGCCCTGCACACGCAGATCCTGCGCCGCCAGATCGAAGTGAAACTGCCTCGCAAGAAGCGCGCCTGGCAAGCGCTAGTTCAAGCGAAGATCAGAAACCAGGCCGAAGTGGTCCGACGCCGGGGCGGTAAAGCCGGCAAGCTCGCCCGTTTGGCGAACGAAGTGCGCAGTGGCGACCCGGAGAACCTGGAAGGCATTGCGGCCGGGATGTACTTCAAGGCGCTGTGCGGCGACGAGTTCGTTCGCGAGCGGGGGGTAGGAGGTTTCAACGCGCTTCTGAACTACGGCTACGCCGTGCTTCGGGCGGCCTGCGCTCGTGCAATCGTCGGCACCGGCCTGCATCCGGCGCTGGGCGTCCACCACATGCATCGGAACAACCCCTTCTGTCTCGCCGACGACGTGATGGAGCCCATCCGACCGCTCGTGGACTGGGTGGCCCTGGAGGCCGGGGAGGACATGGCCGACGACGCGGAGCTGACCCCAGCGCTCAAGCGACACATGCTGGGCATCACGCTGCGGCAACTGAAGGTCGGTCGCAAGCGTTACCCCCTGACGGTGGGACTTGGGATGTACGCTGCAGCCTTTCGCGATTATCTATTCGGACAGATCCGCAAACTGGAAGTGCCGATGCCCGAACTGGACCCCGATTCCATCGGGGCCGATTCTACGGAGGAAGACGAGGAGTGA
- the cas2 gene encoding CRISPR-associated endonuclease Cas2, with the protein MFDLPVLTKQQRKEYAKFRKFLLGDGYIFMQYSVYGRHCPSEERAEVHIGRLRAHLPPQGEVRVLKFTDKQFERMLRFYGPMKKKPEKPPEQLTLFEISTS; encoded by the coding sequence ATGTTCGATCTTCCCGTACTCACGAAGCAGCAACGGAAGGAATACGCGAAGTTCCGGAAGTTCCTGCTCGGCGATGGCTACATCTTCATGCAATACAGCGTGTACGGACGGCACTGCCCGAGCGAGGAGCGGGCCGAGGTTCACATCGGGCGGCTACGCGCCCATTTGCCGCCCCAGGGCGAGGTTCGGGTGCTGAAGTTTACGGACAAGCAGTTCGAGCGGATGCTGCGGTTCTACGGACCGATGAAAAAAAAGCCCGAGAAACCGCCCGAACAGCTCACTCTATTCGAAATTTCGACCTCTTAA
- a CDS encoding adenosylhomocysteinase, which yields MSVSNTDYDVKDLGLAKAGQDRIEWAAQEMPVLHSIRQRFEKERPLQGARIAACLHITTETANLLVTLKAGGAEVACCASNPLSTQDDVAAALVVEHGIPAFCIKGEDRDTYYRHIHSVLDTKPTITMDDGADTVGVLHSDRQELLQGIVGGTEETTTGVIRLRAMAKEGVLRYPIIAVNDAETKHQFDNRYGTGQSTLDGIMRATNLLLAGRVVVVAGYGWCGKGVANRARGLGAHVVVTEIDPVKGIEAVMDGFPVMSMDRASEIGDVFVTVTGNCDVLDEADFGRMKSGAVMANSGHFNDEIDIPTLERLAVSKRRVREYVDEYVMPDGRKLYLLGEGRLINLAAAEGHPASVMDMSFANQALCAEYLMKNASSLLCQVYSVPEEIDKEIARIKLLSLGHTLDTLTPKQEHYLASWNMGT from the coding sequence ATGTCCGTTTCCAACACCGATTATGACGTGAAAGACCTCGGCCTGGCCAAGGCAGGGCAGGATCGCATCGAATGGGCCGCGCAAGAAATGCCCGTGCTTCACAGTATCCGCCAGCGCTTCGAGAAGGAGCGGCCGCTGCAGGGCGCGCGGATCGCAGCTTGTCTGCATATTACTACGGAGACGGCCAACCTGCTCGTTACCCTGAAGGCCGGGGGTGCGGAAGTGGCTTGCTGCGCTTCGAACCCGCTGTCTACGCAAGACGACGTGGCCGCCGCGTTGGTGGTGGAGCACGGCATCCCCGCCTTCTGCATCAAGGGCGAGGACCGGGACACCTACTACCGTCACATCCATAGCGTGCTAGACACCAAGCCCACCATCACGATGGATGACGGCGCGGACACCGTGGGAGTGCTGCACTCAGATAGGCAGGAGCTGCTCCAGGGCATCGTCGGCGGCACCGAAGAGACCACCACCGGCGTCATCCGACTGCGTGCGATGGCGAAGGAAGGGGTGTTAAGATATCCCATCATCGCCGTGAACGATGCGGAGACCAAGCATCAGTTCGATAACCGATACGGCACGGGGCAGAGTACGTTGGATGGCATCATGCGCGCTACCAACCTGCTACTCGCGGGGCGGGTAGTAGTAGTTGCCGGATATGGGTGGTGCGGTAAGGGTGTGGCGAATCGCGCACGCGGCCTGGGGGCGCACGTAGTAGTAACGGAGATCGATCCGGTGAAAGGGATCGAGGCCGTAATGGACGGCTTCCCCGTGATGAGCATGGACCGAGCCTCCGAGATCGGCGATGTATTCGTTACGGTTACCGGCAACTGCGACGTGCTGGACGAAGCGGACTTCGGGCGCATGAAGTCCGGTGCGGTGATGGCCAACTCCGGCCACTTCAACGACGAGATCGACATACCCACGCTGGAGCGGCTCGCTGTTAGCAAACGGCGCGTGCGCGAGTACGTGGACGAGTACGTAATGCCCGACGGCAGAAAGCTGTATCTGTTAGGTGAGGGACGACTGATTAACCTGGCAGCCGCGGAGGGTCACCCCGCTTCGGTCATGGACATGAGCTTTGCCAACCAGGCGCTGTGCGCGGAGTACCTGATGAAGAACGCCTCCTCCCTCCTGTGTCAGGTGTACTCGGTGCCGGAAGAGATTGACAAGGAGATCGCGCGCATCAAACTTCTGTCCCTCGGCCACACCCTGGACACCCTCACCCCCAAACAAGAACACTACCTCGCCAGCTGGAACATGGGGACGTAG